A window of Phyllopteryx taeniolatus isolate TA_2022b chromosome 19, UOR_Ptae_1.2, whole genome shotgun sequence contains these coding sequences:
- the LOC133469577 gene encoding gamma-crystallin M2-like, translated as MSKIIFFEDRNFQGRHFECDGDCPEMQNYFARCNSIRVENGCWVAYEKPNYGGYQYMLHKGDYPDYQRWAGFNDCIRSCRMVPPYNGSYRMKLFERSDFGGQNLELIEDCPDLNERFHTRDISSVNVMEGYWMLHEHPNYRGRQYFLSPGEYRRHSEWGSASPTIGSLRRVTQLN; from the exons ATGAGCAAG ATTATCTTCTTTGAGGATCGCAACTTCCAAGGTCGCCACTTCGAGTGCGACGGCGACTGCCCCGAGATGCAGAACTACTTCGCCCGCTGCAACTCCATCCGGGTGGAGAACGGCTGCTGGGTGGCCTACGAGAAGCCCAACTACGGCGGCTACCAGTACATGCTGCACAAGGGCGACTACCCCGACTACCAGCGCTGGGCCGGCTTCAACGACTGCATCCGCTCCTGCCGGATGGTGCCGCCC TACAACGGCAGCTACCGGATGAAACTCTTCGAGCGCTCCGATTTCGGCGGCCAGAATCTGGAGCTGATAGAAGACTGCCCGGACCTGAACGAGCGTTTCCACACGCGTGACATCTCCTCGGTCAACGTGATGGAGGGCTACTGGATGCTGCACGAGCACCCCAACTACAGGGGGCGCCAGTACTTCCTGAGCCCCGGCGAGTACCGCCGGCACAGCGAGTGGGGCAGCGCCAGCCCCACCATCGGCTCGCTGAGACGCGTCACCCAACTCAACtga